DNA sequence from the Cyprinus carpio isolate SPL01 chromosome B13, ASM1834038v1, whole genome shotgun sequence genome:
TGTGCTTAATAtttatagtagtaataataatatgatgttttttattgattttgcagCTATAGTGTCATAAACACTTATTTGAACACTGGCACAATTTAGCATAGTTTGGCAAAGCATAAAGATACAGTAAATTGTGGTACATAATGAAAACTATTGTATTAAAACACTATTCAAAATGTCAAATTCCATGCATATCTCTATCTTTTTTCAACAGAGCGTGTTACCAGAGTAGCTGAGCAAAGTCATCAAGAGCGGGAGGAAGAAAGAGGGCCTGTTCATCAGGGGTTGTCGCTAAGCTTGCGCGGGGGTGCTGACAGTGCGTGGCGGCCGAGCAATGAGCCCTGACCCTCGTCACAGTGATTAGGTGAGGGAGGTAGTAAGGGGCGGGTGGAAGAAAGAGCCAGCAGAGTGTTGCCCTTGACACTCTGTCATCTTTTTGAGTGCATTTTCTGAAAGAAAAGAGCAAACTCCGCTCCTCACACAAGCATACAAGGTCAAAAGTCAAGCCTCATGCCACCAAAGACCCTGAAAAAGAGAACCGGCACCCTTTTGCCCTGTATGGTGCAGGAGAGAGGCAGACAGATATGGCTTCCAAGAAAACCCATAATGTTGGACCTGCAGCATCAACTGCAGAGGTGAGGATCCTTTCAGGAAGCACACCATATCATAAGAGAGCATTGACCATTGaccaaaaatagtaatataataaaaactattacagTTTGGTTAACTTAAATAGTCAATTTAGATAGAGATGAACTGTACTTGAGGTATTTGGCCCTGTCTGTCGACACTGGTGTCTCGGCATTTTGGTCATACAACTGATCCCGTCATATTTAGATAGAGATGAACAATTACTTACATAGTttcgaaaatgaaaattctgtcattatattactattattttaaaggaatgtcTTTGAAAGTCAATGTGGTTCAGTCTTGTTttgcaagtaaatgatgacagaataattttttttgtgtgaaatattcctttaaagggatagttcacacacacacacacactcacacacaaaaaaaattatttcacacacacacacacactcacacacaaaaaaaattctgtcattaattctcactctaatgttgttccaaacccataagacctttgttcatcttcggaacacaaattaagatatttttgatgatatCAGAGAGCATTGGACCTGCATCCTGCAGAGGTGCATCTTTGGTATGAGAGGGAATTAtgatgttcaaggcccagaaaggtagtaaggacatcattaaaatagttcatgtgactTCACTGTTACAAGAAtcatttttgtaagcaaagaaaacaaaaataatgactttatgcaACAATTTATTCTCCTTCATGTCAATATTTGATGTGCCTGTCAAATTATGCACTTGAACAATcttcttactacctttctgggccttgaacatggtagttgtgCTGCTGTCTATGccgggtcagaaagctctcggatttcatccaaaatatcttcatttgtgttctgaagatgagcgaagttcttacaggtttggaacgacatgaagctGAGTAATAATTACTGTCAGAATTTTCAcatttgggtgaattatcccttttaaATACTCATTTGTTTATCGTTATTCATGCAGTGTTTGTTCTGTCTAGATCCATGAGTCAGCGTTACGAGCAAAAACCAGACGGGAGATGGAAAAACAGATGAAGAGATCTGACAAACAAAGAGCCAGATCTGCTGACTTCGAAAAGAACAGAAATAAGATCGTCCCTGATTTCAACCCCTGGATGACGGAGTACATGCGCTGCTTTTCAGCTCGTTCTCGGTAGTACTGCTTTCTGAAATCCTTTGAAAATGTCAGTGACTATCTAAACCTCTCAGGCTAAACAACCCAAAACACTTCACATGATGACTGGCGCATCTGTTCAGCTCACTTCCCGTCTTCAAGAATATGGGTCACAATGAATTAAACAGATTAATAACTCAAGGTTTTTTAGGGCTTTATTTACACCATGGATATGTTGCATTTACTGGTACATATCAAACATGAGAACACAATCCATTGATGCTGCAGGGCAAATTGCCAAACAATCACATGCCTTGTTGCATGATTTTTATAGGTCATATAGATTTATAGGCCATGAGATTTACCAGTGTCTCTTTACACTCTTAGCTGTCAGACAATTATAGACATATAATGTGAAGTATTGTAATGTTGTGTATTATCTACATTGTGTTAATAGTTAGGTTTAATGTaaagaaatctgttttgtactttACAGAAATCATTTGCGCCAACATGGGTCTTTGTAAAGTGTTAATTAATCAACACTTACTCTCACACTGGCAGTTGATCTGCTATATTAATATCTGCTTTCTTTGAGAGgtattatataaaaagtaaaaagtcacTGTTATCTGAAGCATGAAACTCACAGCAATATGACAAATAATTTTTGAATGAGATCAATTCCAGCTGTTTATCATTAAGCATAACTTTCATTCAGtgtgatgttatttattttttagtagcaCTCAGGTATTTcttgttgtattttatgtaatttattattgagAAATAATGATATTGGGATATTTGTAGACTTTATGTAAGGGTATTGTTCAGCACCTCTGAACAAATGTACAGGTATTTTTTCCCCACATATCTTCATAGTGATTTATGGCATGTACAATGAGAATAGTGTTGATTTTAGCATAAGAATAATGAAGCCATGATGTATATGAGCTACATTAATATGATGAATATCCATTCCACTGTTATGGAAGCCGTTTTGAAGGGTATTAAAATGTAAGTGTTTAGATTACTGCCAGTGAAAGTGAGATGTGTTTATATGAGATAAGAGTTTTTCTAAAAACTTTCTTTATGAGGACTTAGTCTGGTAATAATGGTGTCAGTTTTCAGTCTTGACGTTTTTAACAGGTTGCTGGTAATTgtgttacagtaaaataaaacaaaaaaaaattcataagtgTATTATGGCTATAAAAGTAGTTCTCTTGTTTGTAGGTAAGGATAGTTTGTTCACAGGTTTGCTGCAGTAAAATATGAAACTGTCCTCACTAATGTACAAGGCCAATTTTTATATTGCCAACTTATTATAGCATGCTGTTTTTGGACATCAGGATTCTGCAAGCTTGCCAAGACCTCATCCATGTGTCAGATGCATGCAGCAGTTTAAATGTCTAGCAATGCCCCCCTTATTCACTttaactgaattatttttattaattgttctttgatttattttttaaagaaattgttgcATTTCCATGAAGAAAGCTGTCTAGAAAGTTTTACAcaaattacattgattttacaaaCACTGTTTTACATTCAGCAACTAAATTGTACATTTGGTTAGGTTTTGAATCAGACCTTAATTCTTTATATCAGTgctacagatttatttttatattttatttttagatcaaTGTAAAGTGTAGACACAAggtaaatgaaaaatgaataaccAACTACCATTTAGTGCATTGTTAAACATGACTATTGGCAATCTGTCCcatttttacaaacataaaatCTTGATATAAAGACATAATGACAAGCATTTTGAAGCAAGGCCCAcaattatttatgattaattttgGGTGCAAGCTTATTTGAGATAtgtccatttaaaatgtataagaaGAACAGGGGACAAGtagagaaaaataagaaaatagtttacaaaaaaaagcaATCTATTTtcgaaaaacaaagaaattagtTCAAACACATCAGTGTCATTCCAACAGACATCTAAAAATGGGACCGCAGCACAAAAATGCTTTTCAATAAATACAGAGCATGTAACACTGATTTTGAAGCTGTTCATACTGACAATGTATTACAGTGCGATATGAAGGTAAGTGTGTGCTggcccttaaatttttcactttgaatgtaaattaattataatacaaacACAAAGCCTTCTTGACATAAATGTCAAAAACCTCTTTTTATGAAATACTCTAGCATCCTTTCCTAAAACATACTAAGCAAAAAATAGAagacttggagaaaaaaaaaaaaaaaagcaaacaacatgCTAGCAAGATAAATTGCGATAAACTCCATTGATAAGATTTACAGGCGCATGCCACTGAGCAGCGATGCAGTATGCTTaagctatatatacagtatgctgtaTATAGTCATTTATGAATATGTAGTAGTACTGCAACCATGAAACATGCTCCACGGTGATGATAATAGAAACTCTTTTCTACACAACATCTACATATGGAAGAGAGAATAGACGGGGCGAGTGCTCAGTGCAGTATTCTTAGGGTCAAGGTCTTTTAGCTACCCTCAGTGTTTTGGGTACCACAGATGTCTTGGCTTGGGCCCGAGGGggaaagtaaacatttttctgGAGACTTCTGGAGCACAGGGGGTCCCTCGGCATGTCAGAACAGAAGTAAAAGTAAGGTGAGGGAAACAGTCACTCCAACACGATGAGCCATAGTCAAACTCTCCCCTAATGTCCTCCTCCTCGTGTTCACAAAACCTGCCTTGGCCAAAGGACACAGAAAGAGTGCAGGTAATTATATAGATGGTCTTTTTCTTCCTGTCTACAAACTGAAGGAGCAGCTTCAAGACACCTTGAATCTCTATTTCTAGCTCACATTCCTAATAAGGCTCCTCAGAAACTTTGGAAAGCATTTGGGAGGATCTGGAGTTAATTATATCCACTTCCCTGACACTGTCTCTCATGTGACATTTGACTGATAAGAGGGTGAAGGGGTTGAAGGACTTGTTTGTCCTCATGAGGAGATGGAAGAAGGTGAAACATTAAgacatttgtatgtgtgtatgagtcCTGGTGCTGCGTCACCGTCACTTGGCATGCAGAAGCAAACTTGAGCAGCATTTGGTGGGTGTCAGTGACAAAAATAGCACCTCTTCTTGAAGAGATCTCCTCCCAGCTATAGGGCATGCCAAATACAGCAGAGATGCTGTGGGGTATCCTTTTACAGACAATTTATGAAAACACTTTGACTAAAGCTAAAATTATGTGTCATGAAGTATTTTGGGATCACTTTACAATACAGTTCAGTTCATTACCATTAGATAGTACATTtggaaacaacatttttttaaagcgtTTAATAATCTAGGttcatttatgaatatataaatttgtatacaACCTTAAATCAGTATACGTACTGTTAAAACACTTGGGGTtggtaatatttttgaaaaaagtatcttatacggaccaatgctgcatttattttataaaaaaagacaataaaaacagtgatattatttttaatattaagttttctattttaatatattttaaaatattatttattcctgtgatggcagagctgaattctcagcatcattaccccagtcttcaaaGTCACATGGtctttcaggaatcattctaataggttgatttgctgctcaagaaacatttcttataattatcaatgttgaaaatggtttgTAGCTTCTGAATGGTAATTTATGTAGAAATCAACGTGAATCAAGATtagtaaatgctgtaaaagtactgcatttgttaacataaaaaaaactcattataaaCCTAATTTCATTTTTTACCATGAAAAGGGAAACCAACAACATCCGTTTGCAGAGCAAAAGGGTAAACTAGTAGTGAGCagaaatgaatgcaaaataattagaatttttgaGAAATTGGGCCTCATTCAAGAAACACTGTGTAATGCATCTGTGTAATGTCTCATTCAATTCAGTGCAACTATATCTACATAAAAAATGGTTTACAAATGATTACCACATAAATATGTTATGTTCGTATTTTCAGACCCAttgttttgcattcttttttatatcACCTTAGATTCTTGCATTAACATTTAAGTGACTCAATGTTtgaaaaatgcattcatttaagaaatgaaaacagtgagggaaaaagtgagagaaaaaaatgaaaattccagcTAAAGACTAAAAGTTTCATATatgattcaattatttaaaaaaaacaacaaggacactgaagagaaaaaaagcacTACCACACTGAACAAGACACTTAAATCTAATATGCAGGAATTGATGTTCTGAGAAATGTGAACAACTGTGTCTGATTAAATCTGAATGCAGCACagctatttttagtggatgtTGCCGTTGTGAGAGGTACAGAGCGCCAGTGGAGGAGGAACAGCACTCTACAACCCTCATGCATTCACACTGTCACACTCATGTCAGAGCGATTTAGATATCAAATTTATAGTATTAGCAAAAATTAGAAAATTAGTATCAAAGaataaacatactgtactgtaaatgATTGCACATCACAATGATAAAAAAAGTACTGAACCTCTCAGAACAGCTTCTAATATTAAAACCTGTGAAAGCACGCAGAGAGAGGAAGTGAACCCTGTGGACCTTCACCTGGTCGGGATCTGTGTTAACAGCCACAGTCCTGCACGCTCTCTGCTTGAGCCCGTCTGGGAGAACGCAGCTGCCGCAACGCTGCATCTCCGTACTGGATTCCTGAACCCATCCGCTCCGGGTCCAGCTCACCTACACAACCAAATGACAAGCACAGCAGCTtgattcaaatgtttttgcaagCTTACAAGTAACAGCACAAGGCGCTGGTATTTTTGTACCTGACTCTATTTTGTTTAGGATTTTTCGAGCACACTGGACAAAAGCTTCCTCCACGTTCTCCCCTGTTAGAGCACTGGTCTCCAAAAACATGAGCTCTGAAAACAAAGATATAAACAAAtccgtttgttttgtttaataatactcactgaaattttttttttgaagattgtgAATATATTCCATAATAgtgtttatttagaattatttatatattattatatatagtatttagtaatattttgatgtggactttattttcatattttcaaattttaatttttgttatgtgcttttgtgagttttttttattattatttctatttagatttaatttatttatatttggctTTAGTCCTTTTAGTACTTCTACCtagtgtattttattaaatttagttgCTATTGCAAAACTTCCAAATATAtccttttcatttcatatttatattttattttagctttatgtacattaatgcaaataatttttaatcattttagttaacaataacaccaaAGATCTATAAGCAAACAGTATATCCACAATAGTAACGCACCAATAAGCAATCACTCTTTAGCCTCAGAAAAAGCCCTTGTGATCTGAATGCAGTTGTGGGTCTTTACTGGTTCATGTTTGTGTTATTAATACTATCCTGTAGTGACCTCTTGTGGTACAATCACAATATGAAAGCAGATATATTGTCCAGTACATAATTTTGAGCTATAAACATGCTTAAGAGGATATAATGAATAGAGGACatttattttagccaaaagcaagggtttgaagttaaaaacatcttgatgaatttattacaaacatacagctttcCCCCTTACTAGATATTTATTGATGGACTGTGGtcatgtggatttttgtgatgttattatcAGCCGTTTGAAAGCAATTGGGTGCCTCTATAATTCAGTATAATTGTTAGCAGCCGGGAACTGCTTGTCTGAAATACGCACCATTCTCTTGAGCGAAGCGTGAAGCCTCCAGAAAGGTGACTTCACGGTCAGCATCCAGATCTTTCTTATTTCCACACAGTATGATCACGATGTTCTGGCTGGCCAGCATGCGGGCATCTGTCAGCCAGTTGGTCAGAGCGTTGTATGTTTCTCGACTAACATCCGAAGACAGAAAGCATGAGAAATCAACACACTTAAGGATCTATAAATGCATGTCATAGTATAGCTCTAGgtaaacattcagaaatatatgaatatctggaaaaaaaaaaaattataataataatattatgtagaGGCACTGGATATACATTACCTAGTGATGTCATACACGAGAAGAGCCCCTGCTGCCCCTCTGTAATAGCTGCGTGTCACAGACCTGAGGAGAACAAACATTAAACCTCTGTGACATCTGTAAAAGTTTGAGATAAGAGATGGTCAAATCTAgtgataaaaatattatgtagcaTAAAAGATCTCACGAGAACGGtcttcttttttagttttattttacatgcatcGTTGATGAGTaaatattatgtga
Encoded proteins:
- the rab4a gene encoding ras-related protein Rab-4A — protein: MSETYDFLFKFLVIGNAGTGKSCLLHQFIEKRFKDDSNHTIGVEFGSKIISVVNKFVKLQIWDTAGQERFRSVTRSYYRGAAGALLVYDITSRETYNALTNWLTDARMLASQNIVIILCGNKKDLDADREVTFLEASRFAQENELMFLETSALTGENVEEAFVQCARKILNKIESGELDPERMGSGIQYGDAALRQLRSPRRAQAESVQDCGC
- the ccsapb gene encoding centriole, cilia and spindle-associated protein, which gives rise to MVTKRIRSEYMKKFKDPKWDTYAKCYEDLLKYRLSRRLLEQAHNPWFWGEWGSETGSSGKSTPLSRNKVEPERLHDEKPERSACVTPEPEPEPEPQAEDTADTKRVTRVAEQSHQEREEERGPVHQGLSLSLRGGADMHFLKEKSKLRSSHKHTRSKVKPHATKDPEKENRHPFALYGAGERQTDMASKKTHNVGPAASTAEIHESALRAKTRREMEKQMKRSDKQRARSADFEKNRNKIVPDFNPWMTEYMRCFSARSR